The following proteins come from a genomic window of Triticum aestivum cultivar Chinese Spring chromosome 6A, IWGSC CS RefSeq v2.1, whole genome shotgun sequence:
- the LOC123130889 gene encoding amino acid transporter AVT6A, which yields MVMPMAGAGDAPDTEARRPLIARRHKDGEDDGLDDGDASFSGAVFNLSTTIVGAGIMALPATMRVLGLVPGLTLVVLAAVLTDASIELLMRFSNAVGAASYGEAMGDAFGALGRGLLQFCVVVNNIGVMVVYMIIIGDVLSGTTSSGKHHHGVFEGWFGPNRWNGRFAILLFTTLAVFTPLTCFKRVDSLKYTSALSVALAVVFVVITAGIAMIKLTRGQIPMPMLFPDVHGTWASIFKLFTAAPVLVTAFICHYNVHPIHNELKDPAQIKPIVRASLVLCSAVYVTTSFFGFLLFGEETLDDVLANFDSDLGIPYGGVFNDAVRVSYALHLMLVFPIVFHALRLNMDGLLFPSARPLACDNRRFAALTAALLAVIFLAANFIPNIWDAFQFTGATAAVSIAYIFPAGMALRDRHGIAKKRDKVLALFMIVIAAVSNGVAVYSDASSL from the exons ATGGTGATGCCGATGGCGGGCGCCGGCGACGCCCCGGACACGGAGGCGAGGAGGCCCCTCATCGCCAGGAGGCACAAGGACGGCGAGGACGACGGCCTGGACGACGGCgacgcctccttctccggcgcggtGTTCAACCTGTCCACCACCATCGTGGGCGCGGGCATCATGGCGCTCCCGGCCACCATGCGGGTGCTGGGCCTCGTCCCGGGCCTCACCCTGGTGGTGCTGGCCGCCGTGCTCACGGACGCCTCCATCGAGCTGCTCATGCGGTTCAGCAACGCCGTGGGCGCCGCGTCCTACGGCGAGGCCATGGGCGACGCCTTCGGGGCGCTCGGCAGGGGGCTCCTCCAGTTCTGCGTCGTCGTCAACAACATCGGCGTGATGGTCGTCTACATGATCATCATCG GCGACGTGCTGTCGGGAACTACTTCGAGCGGCAAGCACCATCACGGCGTGTTTGAAGGGTGGTTCGGCCCGAACCGCTGGAACGGCCGCTTCGCCATCCTGCTCTTCACCACCCTCGCCGTCTTCACGCCGCTCACATGTTTCAAGCGCGTCG ATTCACTGAAATACACTTCTGCGTTATCGGTGGCACTGGCCGTCGTGTTCGTGGTGATCACCGCCGGAATCGCCATGATCAAACTGACAAGAGGACAGATCCCGATGCCCATGCTGTTCCCCGACGTTCACGGGACCTGGGCGTCCATCTTCAAACTCTTCACGGCCGCTCCAGTTCTTGTCACCGCCTTCATTTGCCACTACAATG TGCACCCTATCCACAACGAGCTCAAGGACCCGGCCCAGATCAAGCCGATCGTGCGGGCGTCGCTGGTGCTGTGCTCCGCCGTGTACGTGACCACCAGCTTCTTCGGGTTCCTCCTATTCGGCGAGGAGACGCTGGACGACGTGCTGGCCAACTTCGACTCGGACCTCGGCATCCCCTACGGCGGCGTCTTCAACGACGCCGTCAGGGTCAGCTACGCGCTCCACCTCATGCTCGTCTTCCCCATCGTCTTCCACGCGCTGCGCCTCAACATGGacggcctcctcttcccctccgCCCGGCCGCTGGCCTGCGACAACCGGAGGTTCGCGGCGCTCACGGCCGCGCTCCTCGCCGTCATCTTCCTCGCCGCCAACTTCATCCCCAACATCTGGGACGCCTTCCAGTTCACCGGGGCCACCGCCGCCGTCTCCATCGCCTACATCTTCCCCGCCGGCATGGCGCTGAG GGATCGCCACGGCATAGCGAAGAAGAGGGACAAGGTCCTGGCGTTGTTCATGATCGTGATCGCGGCGGTGTCGAACGGAGTGGCCGTGTACAGCGACGCTTCCTCGTTGTGA